Part of the Pieris napi chromosome 6, ilPieNapi1.2, whole genome shotgun sequence genome, ATGAAGCAGATCACAGCACACATCAAATAGACATAGAGAGCTTTCCATGGCGAGATTACACCTCGACAGCGACGAACATCGAACAATCAAAGCCGACACGTGTCGCGTTGCCCACGCTAAGAGCTGGTAACAAATGGGCATCGCGACAGAAGTATTGAGTGTCGAAGAGGCGCGTACTCACGCGCATGCCCTCCCATCTGGAGACAGCACGGAGGGGTCGTAGAGCTCGCAAAGTGCGCATGGACCGAAACGCTGGGATGTCGTCCGCTCCGGCCATCACCGCTCCGTGGTTAACGAGTGACAACTACCGTCATTAAATTAGTACGATAATACAAACTATATCTTACGTACATTTGCCTTTGATAAGAATAAAGAACATGAAGTAAATGTACTTTAGACTTTGGTAGTCGAATCGACAGTTACGATCCATACATACTAagcttataattatataaaaaaagccgATAATTTACCATGACAATTATGAAATCGAGCCAGCACCAGGCGTTGGTGAAGTACTTCTGAAATCCGAGAGCTAACCATTTGATTAACATCTCAATAAAGAATATTACAGTGAATATACGATCCATGTAATATAAGATGTCTTGAAGAATTGGTCGATGTGGTAGATGGACATCTTCTAACGCCTAAAAACaagatttaagtaaataataacatatttaatatagtaaaaaaatacggGGATAAAGCTCAATTACCAATGCCAAACTACTAAGTAAAATCATTGTTATCACAGCCGTTTCGAAATAGGTATTTTCTATTAATCGAAAGGTTTTCAGTCTAAGGGTTGCCCAGCCTTGCCAAAATGGAGACTCGTCATCTCCGGCTAAGAAGGGGAAGCGCGCATAGCAAGGTTCTGGACAACAGTCCGCTGGTGTGAGATCCACTACATCCTCGTCTGCGGCCAcctttatatctatttttgctAAGCCATCAAGTTTTCCATCCTCCTCGTCTTCAATCATttctataaagaaatattcgGTTATGAAACAAACATATATTCTAACGGCATACAATACATGCCGGTAGTCAAACGAGGAGACTATTTATATACCTTCTTCTAAACCTAATTCTTCTTTACTTGCGTCTTTCTTTTCTTCTCCGTCTATCGTATCCGCAGATCCTTTATGACTTTCGTCTTTAAATGATCTTATTTTATGACTACCATAAGATTTTTGACTTATTGTATCATCATCctgaaaattcaaatatttggaATATAATCGgatacatacaatataaatttggGTTTAATAAGAAAGTAGGGACCTGTATCGGATAACCATGATGATTTATATCACTGTTTATTCGATTGTCAGTATGATTATCCGTTATAGCATTGATATTATTCATCAATATATtcccttttttatatttattgtcacCTGGAAAATAGAGTTTAGTTTCAATTTATATGAGTTCATATGcacgttttaatttaaatagtctTTCATACCTGGTATCGTAAATTCCATTCCGTCACCTATAGCTACCTCCACTTGATCTTTTAGTTTCTTGTCTTTGAATAAAACCCCATCTTCGATATCGGCACCTAATTCCAGTTCATTGTCGACTCGTTCTGAAGAAACACAGCGGGCACATAATGCCGCCTTTAAGCCTACATCCGTGCGTCATTTGTCGCCGCCAACAGCCAAGCATAGAATAGAGATCAGgacaaaattttgtaaataattgcCGAATTTGATACAACTCCTGtgattattattgtgttaagCATGTGTGATgtcttgaatatttaaatatatttacttacataTTTATCAAATGCTCAAAAGCTAAAACTtcgatttttttgtttgattgaaTTTAACGACTATATAGTTTacgatataaatattttttatcatatcacTTAGACCTAACATTTAAcacaaattaacaataaaaatgtaatagtaATAAACACAGCATGCACAACAAACAAAGCtagtatagtatataatacataCTACTGTAATACATATGGATATAATATATGAAGcgaatatactaaatatactGTATGGAGGTAAGAGTGTATCGGGAATATTATAGAGGACAGCTCTACACTTGACTGCTAGGGCACAAGCAACGCACAGTGTTAACAATAACAACCATTGCATGTCATGCTTTATTGTATACATCGATTTATATGATTTGTTACTTTAACACATATAACACACGGATTAATGTAATTGACTATTTATCCTGAAATACAATGAAATTACACACAACATTCAAAATGTCTACTATAAACTCACCTGGAGCGTGAATAGCAATCTGATTCGTCAATTTGCTTTtgactatttttaaaacatcggCTGCGTTTTTTTTGACCCAATCGATAAACCGGGATATTCTATTAAAAGCCTCCGCGATTTTGTTCGTGTCCTGATCGGCTGTTGGCGTCGATAGACTCGAGGAACCAAAATTTGACAGTAAGAGGGCCAAGAAGAGGTTAAGTACCTGGAATTCGATAAATGTTAAACGCATTCAATTGCTTTATGTGTACTTATTTCTAGATCATAAAACATACCACAAGATTGCCAATAACGACCGTTGCCAAGAAGAAAGGTATACAAGAAACATCTCCAACCAGCATGCAATCCCACATACTCTCTATCCATTCTCCACATAATACTCGGAATACTATCATGAAACTGTGCATGAAATCCGTGAAGTTCCACCTTGGGAGCTCTCCACCAGGAAAACGGTCTACGTAATCTGTATACGTGATAATCGTTCGTCAATAATGAGTTTATAAATagtactataatttttaatcgatcaaaacaatatttttaattcaatgtaaaaaagtttaatttataactgattttaaaaatattaatcgtTAGACTGATTCaagaatattaacataaaagaaataaattttgcattaaatatagaaaattttaaatgtcgCTTAAAACTTTGCTTGTATAAAACATTGTTAATAGGTTAGAtcctaattaaaattaaagcgCTTACGAAAATTGCATATTACGCAGAAGAATCAgaacgtaatttaaaatatttggcaATTAATAGCAAGCCATCTTGCAACATGCCTCTGGGAATTGCAATTTAAAACAGGAAACCTGCATATCTTTTGCTCAGCATACagccatattaaaaaaatattgttacctttatgaaaaatacatacaacataacaaatatatatacaacaaagatataataactttaaattagatCATGCATAGAGGCCTTCTACTTAAAAGGGGCAAACATTTAACAAGTAATCGTATATTTAAGGTTATTACAAGGCACTAATGAAAAATGAACATTAAGATGTACAATGAGAAGATGAATTATAACTGATAGGAAGCTAGCTTAAACGTTTCACAAGTGAGGCGCCATCGCTAAGGGGCAGCAATAGATACATACAATAGTTAGTCTAGCTCACGTGGGGTCGCAATTCACAACGACGTTTGCCAATCAAACAACATGAGCATAACAGTGTGACGCACATCAACACAATGAGCTCTAGACAATCTGACGGCGATCCTACCTAAAGCGTGGACTATtcgaattttgaaaatttaatttacattccACACTTTAGCAATTTCAGTGAATATATTTCGCGATGATTTTACCGTGTCAACCCGAGCGACTTATGTTTTCATTACCCAAAGAGAATTTTTCTGACAGTTCGATgcttgaaataaattcactgGACCGAATCGCCGCATCAACAACGTCCAATATAACATCGAACATGCACCACTCCCACCGATCACCACTTACCCACATAATTTTTCCCGAATAGTTGCATACCCATCACggcaaatatgaaaataatgatGCACAATACGAAGGTCAGGTTGCCCAAGGCACCCATCGTCCTACCCATTATAGAGATGAGTAAATTAAGAGTCGGCCATGACTTTGCCAATTTGAATACTCGAAGCTGCAATTATAAATTGTGAAACAAGGCGTCACACAAGCTCGCTTGCCGGCGCATCACCTATGCTACAGCGGCCTCTGAAGACCTATGAGCACTCAGCACGCGCCGTCGTGAGTGATTACAGGTCTGAACTCTGACTAATATTAGCGGAATGTGTGCTACAATATCTCTCCGATTATGTGCATTTATATTGATTCATGAGTGGGATATATGTTGACTATTGTCTATTATTGCGTTTACTACGTTTTGGGAGAGCGTTTtgattgatattattttacgatCCATAGATCGTACTTGTGTTATTCCTATCCTTAAAGTGACATAGATCCCATCAGTAATAGATCTGATGCAATACCCTTCGTAAGCGAAGCTGCATGTCATTTCTATTTTACTCAATGCAAAGCTTAATAGTTATGATTGTAAGCGTGATAGCCTTATAACGTTTATCGTTTAGGCTCTTTGTGAGCCATTCCGTGTTATAAAGCCACAGCATAACTGAATGttccttaaaaataatattcaatcaAAGCCCTGTGTTCGACAGTCGATAGTGTAAAGCTGAATAAGAATTGATAACTAAGGCTTATATGTTCTTAGAGATGCtaaattgtttttcaattgaaCCTGTGTAGTTCTTCCCAAACAACTGCATCCCCATCACGGcaaatatgaatataatgaTGCAAAGTACAAAGGTCAAGTTCCCTAAAGCTCCCACAGTCCTACCCATTATGGATATTATAAGGTTTAGCGCCGGCCAAGACTTAGCCAGTTTAAATACACGTagctgaaaatattttaggaaATGTAAGAACATAAACATGACGTATAACGAAGAAAGTAGGTAGCGGTGAAAGCACCAGCTGTTATTACAAATACCTGAAATTGTCTGTAAATTACTTCCTGTTAAAATGGTTATCGCCattattttcaaatcaaaCCGTATGTTAGATACATAattagtataaattaatattgattagCACTTACCAATCGGAATGAACGTAATACTGACAAACCCTGAACTCCTTCCAGTCCTAATTCCAATAATGATAAGGCCACAATGATAAAGTCAAAAATGTTCCATCCTTCTTGAAAGTAAAATTTGGGACTCATTGCTATTAATTTTAGCATCGCTTCAATACCGAATGTAGCAGTGAAAAACTGGAAACGATATAATccaatttttacatattttcaataagacgcaatattaattttctcttCAGCATGgacaatttagtttaaaaactcTGGGGGTCTAAAACTACAACTGGATACTTACATAATTACCACTTTTCAACGCTCTTTCCATATCTTTGTCCATGTCGTGATGATCCAGTGCCATAAACAGAGTATTGACCACGATACACAACGTGATGAACAGTTCTACAAACGGATCGAACACCAAAAGCGCGACGTATTTCTGAAACTCCAGCCATAGCCAGCAGCAATCCCACACACAGAAGAAGTCTATCCCTTTCATGAGCCACTCCAGGAGTCTCTCCTTGAAGGTGGGCCCTTCATCGTCATCTTCAGCTGTTGAGAAGTAGTATACTGACACTGTTGTGTCACGTTTACCGGAGTGTGTGTGGTGTGAGGAgagacaaaaaataaacatggtTAGTATTCGCTCATTATTTTGAGTAGCCAAAAACCGAATACACATAGCCAATACTACTTAgcaatattcatattttttgaattttattggCTGTCATTTATCTCTCGTGGTTCAACTGTTCAAGATTATGGTATGGCTTGAACTACGTGCTAGGATTGtgcttaaaataaagaaaattttcacacgAGATCACATCTCATTTTCTGCAAAGCGAGtcactatattttatactactgTACTGCAATGATCTATTAATGATTCATTTCCCTTTAATAGTAAATCAAgtcaaaaaatatgaatatcgAGATTTTGATTTTACATGGATAGCAGAAGCGCATCAAATCGCGTCTACACCGTACAAAatagattttactaaattatcGCTTTTAGAACACTAAGTGACATTtgttaatgattttaaataaatggtgATAATTGCTATGTTCAtgcaattcaattaaatacgtgggatttaatatatattttgtgcaACACGTGCATGGCTACGGTTAGCataaatgttaaaacaatgggaaaaaaattatataaaagggTAAGCGTAAGACTTGAGACGGAAtgcaaaacaaaagaaagtgGTATTTGTGTAGTTTGACAGGACAGTGAAGGTGCTTCATTAGGCTtctaaacaatataaatgaCACCCaatgtttatgtatttttgccaATTATGCATTTTTGCATAATGAGCAAATACCGCAGTGTATACTGTTGAATGTTCAGTGTGAAAAGTGTTAGTAGTTTGTGTATTAAAAGCGAACAGTTTGTATAAaatgtacaaataaaaacaagacaACGGACAAGACAGCTGATACAATAGACAAGACAAACGTTAAGTTAACACAGACATAAAATGCTTTACTTTTACCATGTACGCATTGGACTCTATTTTATAGAGCTAgatcatacaaatatatttaatggcCGATAGTTAATTGATATTGATGGCCCTTTATAGTCCCAATGCATACATGgctttgttaattaattagtatttatatatatatatatacacacattttatttattagaaacgtaCCATTTTGCTCGCTCGCTCTACTTTGCCTTCCAGCTTgttcaattatttcatttagtaCCATAACATctgaaatacatatacatgATCGATAAACTGTCGTAAAAAATCAAccatattgtttttgatattggttataataatatatgcaaacgggcaggagactcacctaatgttaagtgatacatggacactcacattgccagaaggctcgcaagtgcgttgccgaccttttaagaattggtatgctcttttcttgaaggaccctacgTCGAATTCATTCGGAAATAATTCAATGGGCAGCTAACATTCTCAACATCTTCGTATCttcgtttaaatttttatataaataattacaaattaccATTTTACCAAACAGAAACTTAAAAGGACCAGTCCCCCATGCCgttaatagtaaaatataaatagtaatattcaTACCTCTCATATCAACGACATTTGGCTGCTGCGATGTCGCAATGAACGGATTATCATTCGACTGTTTTAGAACTTTGCCAGCCTCGTCTGTACATTCTGTTGTACTAACTTCctgaaattgttaaaaatctccttatatttcaataaaagctAGCAATATTCGCTAATAACAATGGAAAGTGCTTTCAGCAGCAATATATCATCATTATGACAGTGTACGATAATGAAACAACTTGTGAGATATGTAAGTGTGTCACGCTTGCAAATAATTAGTCGACGCTTATAACAAAAGAATGATAAGCTCATACATATTCTTTTAATGGTCGAGATACCAGCGACGACTCTTGTCTGGGCAGCGCGTAGGCGTGAGGTTGGGAAGTAATGCTGTGGTTCCTGGACGCTGATCGACCTCTGAGTTTGGCCTCCTTGGTTTGAGCTTTTCCCCCTAAGAGATCGCCGTGCGACGTGTATGACAGCCTAGACTGGTGTGATGTATAGGAGGAATGTCTGGATCCTAAAACATGTAATAAACGCCTCAGTGACAGTTGCAACTGTCAGAATTCCATCATATAAGAAAGGTAAATTGTACACTTCAAAGAAAATGACACCAAATGTGATCTAGATAATGATAACATACCCAAGTTCGCATAATAGACTGGTATTATAATAGCGCCGTTCTCCTCTGACATAGGCGTAACTGCATTTGAGTCATCAGCATAAGGCAAATGTTCCTGTGCGTCCAAGTATGTTGATAAAACAAGTGGTTTCCGATCGGCTCCCGGTGGATACCTATTCCTCCCGTTTGGCCTTAACGCCATTTGATGAGAGCCTCGGGAACCACGTCGTAAATTGAACGGTGATCCAGGTAGTGACAAGGAAGCCTGAAGTCACACacatagtaatatttattttataacaaattccTTAAACCTACTAAGTACTTTTTgaaactattaaaatttttctttaacctttcttcCTTCTAGAAACTTTCATTTGGATTCGAGTTATACTAATATTTGATCATTTAACGAAATCAACTTCCTCAATTCAGATCGAGTGAAAATGTCATGGAAACTGATCACTACTTGATTTGTACTCGCAGAGGCTTTGTCTGatcgtaattaaattaattatcaagAAATATATCCTACAAATCTTTCATGTGCTAATAAACAAGTAGAAGGCGAAAAAAATACATGAATGGAAACTCGAAAGTTTgggataaaataattacaaaagtgCTGGAGGTGTCTCAATGCATCAAAACATATGCATACATGATTTAATGCTAGCGAACTGACACGATTTGGTGCAATAAGACATTAAGACAACAAGACTAATAGCGGaatataaggacaagaaaAGGTATATAGTTTAGAACATCAAAAGGAAGGAAGGGGATCACAAACACCAATGAAGAAGAGGACAAACCTGTGAGCCCTCCCGCAGTGGCCCATACGACAACTGTCCATATTTATTAATGCGTTCAGGATGGGGGACCTTTAATGCATAGAAAAtacactttttaatttatttccgaCTTACTACTATTTTAAGACATAGATCACTATGACTAGGATAGATAATAAGGAACGATATTGGAATAAAGGGATTGTAGCAGCGTCCAAGCagtaaagtaataaatgttaacgATCTACGGCGGTGCTAGAACGATATAGAGTAAACATAAACGATGGATGCAGATTAATTCATATGATAACGATACtgaataaaaagaaaagcGTTAGCATTGACCAAAAGCATCAGTTAGTCTcgtaactttgtttataaacacATGAAGTATTGACGGCCATAAGACGTACATGCACTCTCGCATCTTCTAATCCATCTGAGCTATCATCTATGGTCTATAGTCATGAAGACTTGTTAATTTCTTTCTGTGAAAGCCTCTGCCCGTCTGTCATCGAATTGAggaattaatgtttaaatatttgaagtagatattttaatgacaaaataGTTATGTTGACCGAACCTACCTCTGCTCGGTGTTAGTCTCAGCTCGGCCGCTTCGATCGCTCACAAAATGAAAGAAACAATCTAACATGACAATAGATTATTTCTccaatagtatttaattttaataaaaatatgaccTTTATTAGTCTTAATAATGGTACTGATTAAGTTGGTGATTGATATAAATCAAGTATTGTATTacgaaatactttttaaaatattattggagATTAATATAACCTATGATGCAAACGCTCTAATGAAGTGTCAGATTAGATGAATTATGACCATGCCTacaatgtaatttttcaacaaattaaaacaaatatataataatctaatgcatgttcttaaattaaaatgtatacaagTAATAAATGTTCAGTTTCATGCCTTAATTGTGATCTGTTTGAGGAAATAAGAAGAGTTAGTCGCTGCAAGCGTAATGATtgcaaaaagtaatttaaaataaatgaaaagacCATCTAATAGCATGCCTCGAaaccaaatttaaacaaaccaCAGTGTTCATAGAGTTAAAATAACCGTGTAGTAATTTTCGTAAgagaacaaattaaatatttaatagacaAACATTCAGatatgaaaacaaatttattgcaaaaaaattaaaagtgttttttggAAGTGTTCCTTTcgaaattatatgaaaaatcaTATCTGCATACTTTAAGAAAATATCGACATTGAAAAGGACAGACACAAAATCAAAGCTCAGCGTTagacacatttaaacataatcTTTTCAACTTGATATAACTTgtgcaaatataatttataatgttttttacttaatatactaattattGTAAGTGCAAAAAAGCCGAGTGATTATTATCAAGTTGAAAAGAAATAACTCAGCCGacaatgatttaattaaatataaaaattgaaaaagtcTCAGCGGCAAGATTAATccatcattaattaaaaacctttATCGAGTAGTACTACAAATAAAGCTCATCTCTTAATGATTCTTACGTATCTTAATGATGTTCTTAGTTCAATATCAACacttaaaagtatattttttatcctgataccttttcatttataatattaatctaaagatattataataaaatatttaactttagcTAGATTTTATTGAACCAGCACTACGTATTTTTGGAAATTGTAAAAATTGCCACAGTTAGCAAATTAgtttcgtaaaataaaaatcactgtCAGCAGAGATATCACGCGTGGGTCTTATACTCACCATGCTGACCTTCCTCTGCCGGCGTGCTGTGTCGTGGTGGGTGTCGTTGGCAGGCTTGTGCGTGGGCTGAGTGCTCACCGAATCCTGGAAGGGGTCGCTACGAAGGGACATGCGTTCCCTCGTATTGTCATCCTGATTGCCCCTCTCCTGGTTCACGAACAACTCGTAGCTCTGGCAGGAGAAGTCACTGGGAGACTTGGCAGGATGTGCTTCGGCGTATGCGGCTGCTTCCGCAGCGGCGGCTTGCTCGCGAGCGTGTTGTTCTCTCGCTTCTTGTTTATCCGCTCGAGCCGCTGCCTTTTGTTCCGCTTCCTAATGCAAAAATCAAATACCGTTTAAATTTGTACAAAGTtgaagtttaaaatatattaaacaatgaaaatatatagccatatatataacaaaacgaaatacacattaattaaacatatgtCACTTAGATTAAATCTTGTTTGCTTACCCTTAGTGCTTCTTCTTCAGCCTGCTCTTCCTCCTCTGCTTTCTTCTGCAACTCGTCGTATGACATGGCGACGATAGCCAAGATCAAGTTCACGAGATAGAAAGAGCCGAGGAAAATGATCACAACGAAGAACAGCACGTGCCATGAACCAGCAGACCTTAGAACCTGAATAATTGTGAACAAACGTAAATAATTTCACATTACTGTGGTTGTGAGTGATCTATTGATATATGTATTCGGTGGAGTCTTACTATTAATGGCAAAATCTTGTACCCACGAAACGATACATTTACAATTACagtattttctattatattcctattatattaataataacaatattttaattgaatttttgacAACTAGAAACaactttgaataaattaacgaTTTTTTTGCGATTTATTagcaaacatattattatattaacgtCATTTAGCAGCagttaaatatctttaaatttcGACAAAATAACGACATTTTTGACCTTTAGATTTAGGGACGGAATGttacaattgtttttaatcaactaTGATTCAATTAGTTTCGTAACCTTCACCCtcaaaatttagaaaatattccAGGCAATAATGTTATAAACTTACCAGCTGATATAAGTTTTCCCAGTAATCTTGCGTCATCAATCTGAAAGCTGATAGAAACGCCCAACCGAACGTGTCGAAACTCGTGTAGCCGTAGTTTGGGTTTGGTCCGTACCCTTGTAAACATATGTAGCCTGGTTCACATGTTCTGCAAACAAAAGTAAATCGTTTTATATtctcaaataaattaactgGAATTCTCCGAAACACAAAGACCACCTTATGAGGCATGGCTTACTTTGGCCTATGAGGGAACAAACTACATACAACATTTGAGATTAGAGTTACTAAGtgaagttattttatattacgggaaataaaaaaaaacaagcaaAAGATCGATTGCAACGTTACCGTCTACTGATCATTTAGCTCACAAAAGTAGTCTTGGATGTATGTCTGTTTagagttattaataaatcgcTTGAATGCAAAGGGCATTTATCGATATAGATTTATAAGTCGTGATTTTATAAGGGAATTACTACAACGTTGAGGCGCAATCTTCCATTCCTGAAGCTGAGGTGCTCATGTGTTTGTGGGCAAAAATTGATAGTGAGGTTGTAATATTTGACATCTCATTATCAAGTTAAGCCCACAGACAGATGATTTACGAGTGAATAAGCACAGAAAAATATACACGTCCCATTAtaatcttataataatatagatcaTGTTTCTATTACAATCTTCTTTTAGGTATCTGTGTGctcttttttggcaaaggcctcctccaaatcccgccattcctcTTTGCACTGTGCTACTCTCTGCCATCTTTCACCtgcttttctttaatttgttccatccaccttctaagttgtcttcctcttttccgTTTGCTGTACCATGGGCACCGGTTTAGTACTTTTTTGCTCAAGTTTCTGTGCCTCTTGCCATGTGCCCATTACCACTTTCGTTTATTTCTTCTTATTGTAACATCTGTTACCTTGTTTTTCTTAAagctgtattatttattttgtgtattcTTTTCTTCCCTATCAGACATCGTTCCATCGATGTTTGGTACACCTGTATCTTTATATGCTGAACACGTCTCATTATAAACTAAGGggttttttaatcttttaatcAACATAAAACACAAAACATCTCAAAATAGTAGAAATTGCTTTAGTCTAGACTTATAAATACACCTTATAGACACTGAACATGCAACATACCCTGCTCCTGATGAGTTCCCGCATAATGGATAGTCGTCATTTTCACTATACCAGTtcgctaaaataaaatatgtgagtaaatatatatcacaAAGGAAATACATGTCAGTTATAAACAGATATCTTACTTTCGTTTTGACAAAATCTCTCCCAATTCTCATCAGTCAAGTTGCCCCAACTGCCGTCTTCGGGGAATACCTTTACACATTTCTGCGTTAACACTCCCATGTAGATTTGTAGGCCCATTAACGCAAATACAGATAGGGAGAACATTGTCAAAATAATCACGTCGCGAAGATTTTTCACAGACTCTATGACAGCACCAACGATAGTCTTCAACCCTGAGGAGTAATCGGACTTGTTATATGAACATTTTAAAGGTGCACACGCTTCAAACCTCTAGTACTTACGTAGCTCCTGGGACTTAGATATTTCATTTCAAACTGCTAGAACTACTGAATCTATTTCAATTACACTAAACATATATTACTAAAGTAATAGTAGCACAAGGAATTACCCGGTACGATGGCCACAGTCTTCAGCGCTCGGAGAACTCTGAACGTTCTAAGAGCGGCCAAGTTGCCGAGATCTATGCCCATCGTCACATAACTGCAACACACACCCCACACGACGGCTAGGTTAATATAACTAACTACTTTGTCTAAACATTTACTAGTTACAATT contains:
- the LOC125050382 gene encoding sodium channel protein para isoform X32; its protein translation is MSEDLDSISEEEQSLFRPFTRESLAVIEARIAEEHAKQKELEKKRAEGEVRYDDEDEDEGPQPDATLEQGLPLPVRMQGSFPAELSSTPLEDIDPFYQNQTTFVVISKGRDIFRFSATDALWMLDPFNPIRRVAIYILVHPLFSLFIITTILVNCILMIMPTTPTVESTEVIFTGIYTFESAVKVMARGFILQPFTYLRDAWNWLDFVVIALAYVTMGIDLGNLAALRTFRVLRALKTVAIVPGLKTIVGAVIESVKNLRDVIILTMFSLSVFALMGLQIYMGVLTQKCVKVFPEDGSWGNLTDENWERFCQNETNWYSENDDYPLCGNSSGAGTCEPGYICLQGYGPNPNYGYTSFDTFGWAFLSAFRLMTQDYWENLYQLVLRSAGSWHVLFFVVIIFLGSFYLVNLILAIVAMSYDELQKKAEEEEQAEEEALREAEQKAAARADKQEAREQHAREQAAAAEAAAYAEAHPAKSPSDFSCQSYELFVNQERGNQDDNTRERMSLRSDPFQDSVSTQPTHKPANDTHHDTARRQRKVSMASLSLPGSPFNLRRGSRGSHQMALRPNGRNRYPPGADRKPLVLSTYLDAQEHLPYADDSNAVTPMSEENGAIIIPVYYANLGSRHSSYTSHQSRLSYTSHGDLLGGKAQTKEAKLRGRSASRNHSITSQPHAYALPRQESSLVSRPLKEYEVSTTECTDEAGKVLKQSNDNPFIATSQQPNVVDMRDVMVLNEIIEQAGRQSRASEQNVSVYYFSTAEDDDEGPTFKERLLEWLMKGIDFFCVWDCCWLWLEFQKYVALLVFDPFVELFITLCIVVNTLFMALDHHDMDKDMERALKSGNYFFTATFGIEAMLKLIAMSPKFYFQEGWNIFDFIIVALSLLELGLEGVQGLSVLRSFRLLRVFKLAKSWPTLNLLISIMGRTMGALGNLTFVLCIIIFIFAVMGMQLFGKNYVDYVDRFPGGELPRWNFTDFMHSFMIVFRVLCGEWIESMWDCMLVGDVSCIPFFLATVVIGNLVVLNLFLALLLSNFGSSSLSTPTADQDTNKIAEAFNRISRFIDWVKKNAADVLKIVKSKLTNQIAIHAPERVDNELELGADIEDGVLFKDKKLKDQVEVAIGDGMEFTIPGDNKYKKGNILMNNINAITDNHTDNRINSDINHHGYPIQDDDTISQKSYGSHKIRSFKDESHKGSADTIDGEEKKDASKEELGLEEEMIEDEEDGKLDGLAKIDIKVAADEDVVDLTPADCCPEPCYARFPFLAGDDESPFWQGWATLRLKTFRLIENTYFETAVITMILLSSLALALEDVHLPHRPILQDILYYMDRIFTVIFFIEMLIKWLALGFQKYFTNAWCWLDFIIVMVVVNALVQAIPSIFNVLLVCLIFWLIFAIMGVQLFAGKYFKCVDMNHTTLSHEIIPDRNACILENYTWENSPMNFDHVGKAYLCLFQVATFKGWIQIMNDAIDSREVGRQPIRETNIYMYLYFVFFIIFGSFFTLNLFIGVIIDNFNEQKKKAGGSLEMFMTEDQKKYYNAMKKMGSKKPLKAIPRPRWRPQAIVFEIVTDKKFDMIIMLFIGFNMLTMTLDHYQQTETFSQILDYLNMIFIVIFSSECLLKIFALRYHYFVEPWNLFDFVVVMFSILSLVLSDIIEKYFVSPTLLRVVRVAKVGRVLRLVKGAKGIRTLLFALAMSLPALFNICLLLFLVMFIFAIFGMSFFMHVKNKGGLDDVYNFKTFVQSMILLFQMSTSAGWDGVLDGIINEEECDLPDNERGYPGNCGSATIGITYLLSYLVISFLIVINMYIAVILENYSQATEDVQEGLTDDDYDMYYEIWQRFDPEGTQYIRYEQLSDFLDVLEPPLQIHKPNKYKIISMDIPICRGDMMFCVDILDALTKDFFARKGNPIEEPGDIVGRPGEVGYEPVSSTLWRQREEYCARLIQHAWRRHRRAHSPAGEGVGGDGSGGEGSAGGAETAVLLDSSGGSAHRVVLQGGGDAPRPPEPAPPPAPV